A segment of the Campylobacter concisus genome:
AGGTGGATGTCATAAGTTCGAGTCTTATAGCGACCACCATTTTAGGTGCAGCGGTAGTTCAGTTGGTTAGAATGCCGCCCTGTCACGGCGGAGGTCGCGGGTTCGAGCCCCGTCCGCTGCGCCATCTATTATTCTTTGACTTTCATTTTCACCATTACTATAATTCTTAAAAATAGTGTATTTATTAAAAAATTTATGTTTTAAAATTTTACATATAAAATAAATTAAAAAGTAAAATCTAATTTATCGCCACTAAATCGCATATATTTAAAAATAAATCTTTTTCTAAAATTTCTAAATAATTGATACAAGACAAATCAAAATTAATATTTTTATCTCTAAGTTATCAAAAAATCAATATAATCGTAAAAATTTAATAAGGGAAATTTATGGCATTTGAAAATGTATTAAAAGCGATTGAAGATATAAAAAATGGCAAAATGGTAATTATGGTCGATGACGAAGACCGTGAGAATGAAGGAGACTTGGTCTTTTCAGCGGCAAGCAGCGATATGCAAAAGGTAAATTTTGCGATCACTCATGCAAAAGGTGTGCTTTGCCTTGCGATGGATGAAGCAAACGCAAAAAGACTTGATTTGCCGCTAATGGTTTCTAAAAATACATCTAGCCACGAAACCGCATTTACTGTCACAATTGATGCAAAGGAGGCAACAACAGGCGTAAGTGCTTATGAGCGTGATATGACGATTAGACTTGCTGCTAGTACTGATTCGGTGCCTGAAAATTTTGTAAGGCCTGGGCATATATTTCCGCTTATTGCAAAGAAAGGCGGCGTACTCGTTCGAACAGGTCATACTGAAGGATCAGTTGATCTTTGCAAACTTGCTGGCGTTAGTCCAATGGCAGCAATTTGCGAGATCGTAAAAGAAGATGGCACAATGGCCAGACGTGATTATCTGGAAGAATTCTGTAAAAAATTTAACCTAAATATGATAAGCGTTTCTGAATTAGTAGAATACAGACTTAGCCACGAAAGCTTAATAGAGGTTTCGCCCGCAAAGAGTGTAAAAATCTGTGGTTTTGAAGCAAAAAGATATGACATAAAAGATCACGAAAATAAAAATCACGCTGCCTATGTTTTCGGAGAGACAAAAGCGCAAGCTAATGTAAAATTTCAAAAAATAAGCAAAGACCATGAGCTTTTAAGCGGAGATAAATTTGATAATTTATTAAAGTCGTTGGATTTTTTAAGTAAAAATGGTGGAGTGTTACTATTTTTAGACAGTAATAAAAGCGATGCAAGCTCACAAAAAGATTATGGCATTGGGGCACAAATTTTAAAGTATTTTGGCATAAGCGAAATTGAGCTTTTAAGCTCAAATAAAAATAAAGAATTTGTAAGTCTTGCAGGCTTTGGACTTGATATAAAAGACTATAAAGAAATTTAATTTTGCCACGTTCTTTTAATGCGGATATTGATCATCCTAATAGCAAAATTCTTCACTTGGAAAAATTTTGCCTTTTACATCATTTGCGTAGGATTGCACACTCTTTCTTACAATATCCGCTCCATCAAGATATCTTTTTACAAATTTTGGTTTAAAGTCTTCAAAAAACCCAAGCATATCAGACCACACAAGTACTTGCCCATCGACGTTTACTCCAGATCCGATACCAATAACTGGTACATGAACTTGCTTTGTTATCTCGCTAGCCACGCTACTCATCGTGCCCTCAAGTAAGATACCAAATGCTCCAGCTTGCTCAAACGCCAAAGCCTCTTCAATTAGTTTTTTTACCTCGATCTCGCTTCTGCCTTTTATCTTATATCCACCTTCAAATTTATAAAACTGAGGCTTTAAGCCAATGTGAGCCATAACGTTTATGCCCTCTTCACAAAGGCGCTTCACTAAATTTACTTGGTGCATGCCAACTTCGAGCTTTACTGCATCGGCATTTGTCTGTTTGAAAAATTTCATCGCATTTTTTATCGCTTGCTTTTCATTTGTGTAACTACCAAATGGCATATCGGCCATGATAAAAGTATTTTTAGCTCCATTACAAACGGCCTTTGTATGATAAAGCATGGTATTCATGTCCGCACTTATCGTACTTTCTTGCATATTAAAACTCATATTTAAGCTATCGCCAACCAAAATAATATCAGCATAATCATCAAAAAGCTTAGCAAATAACGCATCATAGGCAGTTATCATTATAATAGGCTCAATGCCTTTTTTATTTTTTATATCATTTATGCTTAGTTTTTTCTTCTGAGTTTTTTCATTTTTCATTGCAAGCTCCAAGGATTTTTAGCTAAAAGGCTAACAATTTTATCAAATTTTTGCTACAATTACGCCAATTTCTTAAGGACATAAAAATGGGTATATTAAAAAGGCTTGAAATAGATTACTCTTATGATATAGTTGAAGAATTTTTATCTCACTATGCTTTAATGTGCGATTTACTTGAGCCTTTGATAATAAATTTAGGAAGAGCTGATAAATATAAAGATAGTATCTTAGAGCTTACTAGGATTTTTCATAATATTAAATCAGCAGCAGGATTCATGCATCTTGATCCGATATTAAAGCTTACAACTTTAGCTGAAGAGATAACTCAAGAGGCAAGAAGTCTAAAAGGGCCAGCAAATGATAAATTTATAGATTGGTTGCTACTTATTAGCGATCAGTTTAATAAATATAAAGATGATGTCGAGAACGATTTTGAATATTTTAGCGTTCTTGAACCAAAAATCATTGATGTGCCTGCAAAACTTAACTAAATAATTCACTAACCATTTTATTTTTTGGGAGCGACTTGGCTTCGACAGGAGCAGAGTGTGTACGGTGGCACGTCGCTTTGAGCAAAGCGTAAAAAGCTCAAATTAAATTTAAACGCAAACAACGTTAATTTCGCTCCTGCTTACGCTAAAGCTGCGTAAGTTCAGTTGAGCCTTGCTTAGTCTAATTCTAGCTAGGACAAAAGCAAGTAATTTAGCTAGAGTAGGCTCGCAAAGTGACTGCTTGCTAGCTGAAATTTTAGTCTTAGTCTAAATTTTGGTTTTGGAAAGTGAGCCTTTTTAGATGAAATTTTCACTTTTGCTAAGCGTGTAGAGGCTGTATGCATTTTGTTTTTGGACAGGGGTTCGATCCCCCTCGCTTCCACCATTTCTATCTAAAATACAAATAAAAATTTTATTAAATAGCTTAAATTAAAAAAGCTCTTCTGACTCAAAATAATTTTGTGAAATATTTCGCTCTTTTTCATTAGTATTTACATGAAGCACATAATAGCCTATATGTGTGTTGCTAGCATCTATTAGTGGTACCACGCAAAAGTAGTGCGTTTTATAAACGTAAAATTCATATTCTTTAAAATTAATATCACGCAAAAAACCTACTATGTTTAAATTTGCACTGCTTAAATTTTCGATGTAATAATCATTTAAAATTTGATCACTCGGAATGCTTTTACGTGATGGCATCTTGT
Coding sequences within it:
- a CDS encoding bifunctional 3,4-dihydroxy-2-butanone 4-phosphate synthase/GTP cyclohydrolase II: MAFENVLKAIEDIKNGKMVIMVDDEDRENEGDLVFSAASSDMQKVNFAITHAKGVLCLAMDEANAKRLDLPLMVSKNTSSHETAFTVTIDAKEATTGVSAYERDMTIRLAASTDSVPENFVRPGHIFPLIAKKGGVLVRTGHTEGSVDLCKLAGVSPMAAICEIVKEDGTMARRDYLEEFCKKFNLNMISVSELVEYRLSHESLIEVSPAKSVKICGFEAKRYDIKDHENKNHAAYVFGETKAQANVKFQKISKDHELLSGDKFDNLLKSLDFLSKNGGVLLFLDSNKSDASSQKDYGIGAQILKYFGISEIELLSSNKNKEFVSLAGFGLDIKDYKEI
- the panB gene encoding 3-methyl-2-oxobutanoate hydroxymethyltransferase; the protein is MKNEKTQKKKLSINDIKNKKGIEPIIMITAYDALFAKLFDDYADIILVGDSLNMSFNMQESTISADMNTMLYHTKAVCNGAKNTFIMADMPFGSYTNEKQAIKNAMKFFKQTNADAVKLEVGMHQVNLVKRLCEEGINVMAHIGLKPQFYKFEGGYKIKGRSEIEVKKLIEEALAFEQAGAFGILLEGTMSSVASEITKQVHVPVIGIGSGVNVDGQVLVWSDMLGFFEDFKPKFVKRYLDGADIVRKSVQSYANDVKGKIFPSEEFCY
- a CDS encoding histidine phosphotransferase, which encodes MGILKRLEIDYSYDIVEEFLSHYALMCDLLEPLIINLGRADKYKDSILELTRIFHNIKSAAGFMHLDPILKLTTLAEEITQEARSLKGPANDKFIDWLLLISDQFNKYKDDVENDFEYFSVLEPKIIDVPAKLN